CCGCTGATACGAGGCTCCCATTATTTTCCTTATTCCAGTTATCCAAGAATGGGATGTGTTGGAAGTAGTTGGCATCTAATTCTTTCGAAGCCAATGCCTTATTAGGTAAGACGTAATCTTGAAAGACTTTGATCTTCAAGTTAACGCCTTCCTTTTTCAATTCTGGCTGCACGTGCTTCAAGATTTGTGCGTGTGGCACTGAAGAAGCCCCTACAGTAATGGTTGTTGTCTTTGTTGACGATGACTTCCCACAACCGACTAACAAAATTGCCGTTGCCGCAACTGCTAATAATCCTAGAATTCCCTTTTTTTTCATAATTCCGTTTCCTCCTATACGAACTTTAATTAACCCGTTTATCAATATGCCGAACTGCAATATCCCCGATAAATTGGAAGATAAACACGATAATCACAATGATTACCGTCGCCACTAATGTGATGGCGTTGTTATTGGACTGAAACCCGTCTTGGTAGGCCAAATTACCCAGACCACCAGCACCAATGGCTCCTGCCATCGCGGTGTAGCCAATTAATGAAATCGTCGTGACCGTGATTCCAGAAACTAATGCCGGCATGCTTTCTGGCAATAGGACTTTTCGAATAATCTGCCACCGGGTCGCCCCCATTGATTCAGCGGCCTCAATCACTCCATGATCCAATTCATGGAAGGCCAATTCAACCATCCGCGCATAGAATGGCGCAGCAGAAATAATCAGTGATGGTAAGGCCGCGCGCGGTCCGATAATCGTTCCAACTAACTTAGACGTTACCGGCAATAATAGCACGATCAAAATAATGAAAGGAATCGACCGGAAAACGTTGACGAACAGCGCAACAATCCAATTCAAGGCCTTAGCCAGCGGATTCTGACTCCCCGCCGTCTCATAAAGTAACAGACCTAAGGCGATTCCGAGAATGGCAACTACGACCATCGACACAATCGTCAACCAAATTGTTTCCCACGTGGCCGACATCATGCTACCCCAATCGACATTTGCAAATTTAAAATATGAATCTAATCCTTGATCATTCACGGTTCAAGACCTCCGTTTCCACCCGCATCGTTTGTAGGTACGCTAGAGCGCCCTTAATCTGTTCCTGATCACCCGTTAGTTGTAAGTACAGCGAACCAATCGCCCCTTCTTGGGTTTGGTGAATCCCACCCTCAATAATATTTAAATCTAACGGATACTTCTTCAACATCTCTGAAACAATCGGTAGCTGGGCTTGATCGCCATGGAACGTCAGTTGTACGATGGTTCCCTTTGGATATTTCGCCAGCAGCTGGTCCACGACCACCGTTGTGTCATTCAGCGACGGCGTGACCTCTTCATTAACAAACCGCTTAGTCACAGCCTGCTGTGGTCGCTTGAAGACTTCAAGTACTGGTCCTTGTTCGACGATTTTACCAGCTTCCATCACCGCGACATGATCAGCAATCTTGCGAATCACGTGCATCTCATGCGTAATCAATACGATCGTCAAATGGAGCTTCTGGTTGATCGATAACAACAGATCCAACACTTCATCAGTTGTCTGCGGGTCTAGGGCACTAGTGGCTTCATCAGAAAGTAAAATCTGAGGATCATTCGCAAGTGCCCGGGCAATCCCGACCCGTTGCTTCTGACCACCTGATAATTCTGACGGATAAGCCGTTTCCCGACCGGCCAACCCAACCAAGTCTGCCAAGTGTTCGGCTTTCTTACGGGCATCCACCTTGGACAGACCAGCAATTTCAAGTGGAAACATAATGTTCTCCAAAACGGTCCGCGACCATAATAGATTAAAATGTTGAAAAATCATGCCGATCTTTTGACGTTGGGCGCGTAACTTGGCCCCGCTCAACGTTGTAATATTGACATCATCAATCACAACTGACCCACTAGTGGGTGTCTCTAAGCCATTCAGCATCCGTACCAGAGTACTTTTACCAGCACCCGAATAGCCAACAATGCCATAAATGTGACCATCTTCGATTTTTAAATTAACATCTTGAACGGCGTGAACCGCCCCTTGCTTAGCATCAAAGGTTTTCGTCACATCTTTAAATTCAATCAAGTCAATTCCTCCTTACGCATCAAAAAAAGCTCCTCATCCCAGACAATTATGACAATAATCATCAATAGGACGAGAAGCTTAGCCTCGTGGTACCACCCATCTTCACAACTAGCTCACGCCAGTTGTCTCAAGAGTTACTTTGAACTCCGCATGATAATGGGTGCGACCCAAGCTTAGCTTGCGACTGCTCACTAAACTTCATTACTTCAAGACCATCTTCAGCTTCACGATTAATCCCCTTTCACCAATCAGGGACTCTCTAAGTAATCATAACCGCGTACTCATCTTTTCAAAATGATAACTTTTTTAATCAATTGTTAATGTAACGAGTATACCGAGCCTGTTTCTAATTGTCAAGGCCTGGCAATTAGTCCACGTCGATTAACCAAGCAACGCCGTCTTCAACGCTATTTAACGCATCGAAGTTCTCACTCAACGCCGGGTTGACCGCAACCACGGTCCCATTGATTGGACAGTTGAATTCAGAAACGGCTTTGGTCGCTTCAACGCTCAGAAAAGCGCTGTTCTGACTGACCTTGTCACCGATAGCTGGTAACTCAGCATATTTCACTTCACCAAGAGCCTCATGGGCGGCCTTAGTTAAACCTAACCGCGTATGTCCATCAACGTCTTTTGTCCAAAAATAAGCTGCATCTTCACTCATACTAAACACCATACCTTTACAATAATTTTACTATTCAAACCGGTCGTTACGACTGAACATGTAGGACTTGTAATGATATCGCATCGACATCATTAAACCTATCCCAGCCATATTGGCAATCAACGCCGAACCCCCTTGACTAATAAACGGCAAGGGAATCCCAGTCATTGGTAACAGTCCGATACTCATCCCAATATTTTCGAACACGTGGAAGAGAATCATCATAATGACCCCGGTTGAAATGTAAGCGTAGAATTCGTTCTTCGTATCAAACGTCACTCGGATCATCTGGTAAATCAATAAGAAATACAATAAAATGACCACGGCACAACCGATAAAGCCAAAGTTTTCACCAATTACCGAGAAAATCATATCAGATTCACGCACAGGAACAGTCACGTGGGAAACGTTAAATCCCCGCCCAGTAATCTGACCTGAACCAATCGCTTTCATACTCTGCCAAACTTGATAAGCATTGTTAGACGTGTCCGTCGACGGATTCAACCACGTATCGATCCGCGCAAATTGGTATTGCTTAAAACCGATAGCTTCCAAAATATGGCGACCACTCTGCGAGATCACGAGATATAACGCAGTCCCCGCAATCGCCGCCACAATGGCAAACGTCGGTGCCAATAATCGCCACGAAATCCCAGAAACTAAGATAACGCCCCCAAGAATCGCGAAGAACACCAGCATCGTCCCAAAGTCATTCTGTAACTTCAAAAGGATAGCAACTGGCACCATGTACGCAATTAACTTCCCAATGAGTTGCCAATCGCTCGCCATCGTATGTGTTGGGTGCTCCGTGTTATGCATTGTCACGACTCGTCCAAGCATCAAGATGAAGGCGGGCTTCATGACTTCAGACGGTTGCAACGTCAAGGAACCAACTGCGAACCAACTTTTAGCCCCAGTGCTCGCAAACAGTGATCTACTGTACAAGACCAAAACGGCCGCAAGCAGGAAGATCCCAAACCAATAGGCAATCGGTGCCACTCGCCATAACTGTTCCGAATCAAATTGCATCACAATTACGGCAATCGCGGTCCCAATCACGAACCACATGACTTGAGAAATCACCTGCTTCGTGACGTTTACTGAACTAGAGTCGTGCACTGCGGCGACATAAATCGACGCCAGCCCGATCAATCCTAGCATCATCACTGAAAATATGATACCCCAGTCAATTCTTGAATCCTCGTCTTGACTGCGGAGTCTAGATTCTTCTGCCACAAATAACGCTCCTAACCTGTTGGGATTAGCCCACCGCACGCGTCAGACTAACCCTATTCACAATATCATTTTGTACTTTAAGATAGTTTTTATTATACAACAACCTGGTGCCGAATTCTCGGAACCAGGTTGAAGGTTTACTAAAAATTAGCCTTTGTGTAGATGGTAAGCCGACAAGATCTCTTGCAGACTCTCATCAAAAGATTTGGTATGCGCAAATGGTTGGTTGTCACTAACCATTTCAGCTTCAAATCGTTCACCGACTTGAGTCACTTGTCCAATCACTTGTTTACCGATCAAAACTTCGGTAACTGGTTGACCGTTGACCTTAGTTTCGTTTAAAGTGACCGAAATCGCCTTATCTTTTCTTGCCACGGTGGTCTTCCTCCTTGTATTGCGGATTACGACGCAATGAAAAATGGGCTGGTACCGGATCAAAGCCGCCCTTAACTAAGGGCTGACAACGTAAGATACGTGCAACTCCCATTAGAACGCCTTTAACTGCGCCAAACCGATCGATCGCTTCTAACGTGTAATTAGAACAGGTTGGATAATAGCGACAATGAGCCGGACTAAACGCAGAAAAGGCCCGCTGATAAAAGCGGATGCCTTTCATTAATAACCGTCGCATCGTAATTTATTTCTTGTTCTTAGCAGTTTTCTGCATATGTTCAAGTAAAATCCCAGCCCCCTGAGCAACGTTGTTCAATGGGTGTTCGGCAACCATTACGGGCACCTTTAAGTTTTCACTGATCAATTGATCGAGGCCACTCAACAGTGCGCCACCACCAGTCAACGTAATTCCACGGTCAATAATATCGGCCGCAATTTCTGGTGGTAAAGTTTCCATCACGTGATGGGCCGTGCTAACGATCTGCATCAGCGTTTCGTGAATAGCTTCTTCAACTTGATTGGAGTCAATGTCAATTGAGCGCGGCATCCCCGTCACAGTATCTCGACCACGAACTTGGGTGACCTTATCATCATCGCCGTCCTGCTTGAAAACTTGTGCGATTTGAATCTTAACTTGTTCTGCACTGCGTTCACCGATCAACAAGTGATGTTGATCTTTGACGTAGTTCACGATGTCCTGATTCATCCGGTCGCCGGCCATTCGTAACGAACTACTTGCCACAATGTCACCTAATGATAGGACAGCGATATCACTAGTCCCACCACCAATATCAATGACCATGTTCCCACGTGGTTGGAAAATATCCATCCCTGCGCCAATAGCCGCCACTTTTGGTTCAACTTCCAAGTAAACCTTGTTACCGCCAGATTTTTCAGCAGCTTGCAAGATTGCCTTGCGTTCAATTTCAGTAGTGTTCGTTGGGGTACAGATCATGATACTTGGCCGCGACATAATGCCACGGACATTTAATTTTTTAATAAAATAGGACAGCATTTCTTCGGTGACATCAAAATCCGAAATTACTCCGTCTTTTAATGGTCGAATTGCCCGAATGTTACTAGGCGTCTTTCCAACCATTTGGTAGGCTTCGGACCC
This Lactiplantibacillus plantarum DNA region includes the following protein-coding sequences:
- the mreB gene encoding rod shape-determining protein, producing the protein MALDIGIDLGTANVLIYVSGKGIVLNEPSVVAIDTNTNQVLAVGSEAYQMVGKTPSNIRAIRPLKDGVISDFDVTEEMLSYFIKKLNVRGIMSRPSIMICTPTNTTEIERKAILQAAEKSGGNKVYLEVEPKVAAIGAGMDIFQPRGNMVIDIGGGTSDIAVLSLGDIVASSSLRMAGDRMNQDIVNYVKDQHHLLIGERSAEQVKIQIAQVFKQDGDDDKVTQVRGRDTVTGMPRSIDIDSNQVEEAIHETLMQIVSTAHHVMETLPPEIAADIIDRGITLTGGGALLSGLDQLISENLKVPVMVAEHPLNNVAQGAGILLEHMQKTAKNKK
- a CDS encoding glycine cleavage system protein H, encoding MSEDAAYFWTKDVDGHTRLGLTKAAHEALGEVKYAELPAIGDKVSQNSAFLSVEATKAVSEFNCPINGTVVAVNPALSENFDALNSVEDGVAWLIDVD
- the yidD gene encoding membrane protein insertion efficiency factor YidD, with amino-acid sequence MRRLLMKGIRFYQRAFSAFSPAHCRYYPTCSNYTLEAIDRFGAVKGVLMGVARILRCQPLVKGGFDPVPAHFSLRRNPQYKEEDHRGKKR
- a CDS encoding methionine ABC transporter permease encodes the protein MNDQGLDSYFKFANVDWGSMMSATWETIWLTIVSMVVVAILGIALGLLLYETAGSQNPLAKALNWIVALFVNVFRSIPFIILIVLLLPVTSKLVGTIIGPRAALPSLIISAAPFYARMVELAFHELDHGVIEAAESMGATRWQIIRKVLLPESMPALVSGITVTTISLIGYTAMAGAIGAGGLGNLAYQDGFQSNNNAITLVATVIIVIIVFIFQFIGDIAVRHIDKRVN
- a CDS encoding methionine ABC transporter ATP-binding protein; translated protein: MIEFKDVTKTFDAKQGAVHAVQDVNLKIEDGHIYGIVGYSGAGKSTLVRMLNGLETPTSGSVVIDDVNITTLSGAKLRAQRQKIGMIFQHFNLLWSRTVLENIMFPLEIAGLSKVDARKKAEHLADLVGLAGRETAYPSELSGGQKQRVGIARALANDPQILLSDEATSALDPQTTDEVLDLLLSINQKLHLTIVLITHEMHVIRKIADHVAVMEAGKIVEQGPVLEVFKRPQQAVTKRFVNEEVTPSLNDTTVVVDQLLAKYPKGTIVQLTFHGDQAQLPIVSEMLKKYPLDLNIIEGGIHQTQEGAIGSLYLQLTGDQEQIKGALAYLQTMRVETEVLNRE
- a CDS encoding DUF2969 domain-containing protein, giving the protein MARKDKAISVTLNETKVNGQPVTEVLIGKQVIGQVTQVGERFEAEMVSDNQPFAHTKSFDESLQEILSAYHLHKG
- a CDS encoding FtsW/RodA/SpoVE family cell cycle protein; protein product: MAEESRLRSQDEDSRIDWGIIFSVMMLGLIGLASIYVAAVHDSSSVNVTKQVISQVMWFVIGTAIAVIVMQFDSEQLWRVAPIAYWFGIFLLAAVLVLYSRSLFASTGAKSWFAVGSLTLQPSEVMKPAFILMLGRVVTMHNTEHPTHTMASDWQLIGKLIAYMVPVAILLKLQNDFGTMLVFFAILGGVILVSGISWRLLAPTFAIVAAIAGTALYLVISQSGRHILEAIGFKQYQFARIDTWLNPSTDTSNNAYQVWQSMKAIGSGQITGRGFNVSHVTVPVRESDMIFSVIGENFGFIGCAVVILLYFLLIYQMIRVTFDTKNEFYAYISTGVIMMILFHVFENIGMSIGLLPMTGIPLPFISQGGSALIANMAGIGLMMSMRYHYKSYMFSRNDRFE